GGCTCAGGCAGATCAGATCGTGGCCAATGCGAAGCGTGAAGCCGAGGCGCAGGCCGCAAAGGCACAGGCTGATCTGAAAACCTCGATCGAGCGTCGCCTGCAGGCAGCAGAAGATCAGATCGCCAGCGCCGAGAATGACGCTGTGCGTGCCGTTCGTGACAGCGCCGTGCAGACGGCGGTGTCGGCGGCCTCGGAACTGTTGGCTCAGCAGGTCAAGGCAGGCCAGCGTTCGGCCGGAATTGACGACGCCATCGAAGATGTGGCGCGTCGCCTCAACTAAGACATTGCGGCTGCTTTTGCCGTTTTGAAAAGTGACGAGGGACAATGATACCCCCGGCCCGAAGGCCGGGGGTTCTTTCGTTCGTCAATATCGTCTGCTCTGACGTTCGAAAGATCACGGACGGAACTCTGTTGCCGTGGTGGTCTGGCTCTCTGGCAGTAGAGGTGAACAGGCCACACATGATTGCCGACCGTCGGGGACAGTCGCGGCGAGCCCTGTCGCGCAGTAACTAGATGTGCGGATAAGTCGCAGATTTCCAGCAAAAATTTGACCATTTGATCAATAAACGTGACGTCATGCTGGCACAACTGCAGGTTGTGTCATTGATGCAACGAAAAACGGAGCCGGTCAATCCCGGCTCCGAAGGGGTCTGCAATCGCAGTCCGATCAGCTGTTGGGACGGATCAGGATTTCCACGCGGCGGTTCTGCGCGCGCCCCTGTTCGGTCGCATTGGAGGCAACCGGCTGATCCTCGCCACGGCCGACGGCAACGATGCGGCTGCCTGCAACACCACCGGCGGTCAGGATGCCGGCGACGGATTGCGCACGGCGTTGCGACAGATCCATGTTGTAAGAGGCGCTGCCGGTGTTGTCGGTATGGCCGACGACCTCGACGCGGCTGTTGGGATATTCGTTCAGGTTACGCGCGACCGCATAGAGATCGTTTTGCGCAATGCCCGAGACCGCAGCCGAATCGGTCGAGAACAGAATCCCTTCGGGCAGCACGACTTGCAGATACGAGCCGTGATTCACGATCTGGACATTGGGGTTCTGGACGGCCTGTTCCAGCGCCGCCGCCTGACGGTCAAGGATGTTTCCGGCAATCGCCCCGGCTGCCGCGCCAAGGATGGCGCCTTTTACGGCGTCCTTGCCCTGACCGTTCTTGTCGCTGTCGCGGGTTCCCCCCAGAACGGCACCGATTGCGGCGCCTGCAAGGGCCCCTTGCTGGGCCTTGTTCATATTGCCCAGCCCGGTCGCGGCGGGATCGGTGCATGCCCCGAGGGCCGTCAGGGCGGTGGCGCCGAGGATGGTCGTGATTTTCAGGTTCATGTCTCTGTGATCCCTGTTCCTGTTGACTGTTTCCGATGGCGCTTCCGGCAAGCTGCTTGGACCGGCCGCGACATGCTGCCCGGTTAACCTGTCGCAGTTGTCGGCGGAATGGAAGCGGGGTCGAGGGGCAGGGCGATGACGTTTCCGCGTGCATCGGCAGTATTTTGCGCGCTTGCATTGCCGCGTGGCTGCGTTCAAAACGCGGCCATGGCCCAATCCCGTCGCATCCCCCCCGCCTTGCCCTTTTCCGATCAGGTCGCGATCTTCGAGCGGCTGCAGGCTCATGATCCCTCGCCAAAGACCGAGCTGAACTATACCAACCCCTATACGCTGGTGGTGGCGGTGGCCCTGTCGGCGCAGGCGACGGATGTCGGCGTGAACAAGGCCACGGCCGAGCTGTTCAAGGTCGCCGATACGCCGCAGAAGATGCTGGATCTGGGGCTGGAGCGGCTGACCGACCACATCAAGACCATCGGGTTGTTCCGGCAAAAGGCCAGGAATGTCATCGCGCTGTCGAAGATTCTGGTCGAGGAATACGATGGGCAGGTGCCCGACAGCCGCGCCGCGCTGGTCAGCTTGCCGGGGGTCGGGCGCAAGACGGCCAATGTCGTGCTGAATTGTGCCTTTGGCTATACGGCGCAGGCGGTGGATACGCATATCTTCCGGCTTGGCAACCGCACCCGGATCGCGCCCGGCCGTGATGTCGAAGAGGTCGAACATGCCATCGAGGACAATGTTCCGGTCCGGTTTCAACAGAACGCCCATCACTGGCTGATCCTGCATGGACGCTATATCTGTCAGGCCCGCCGTCCCAGATGCGCGGTCTGTATCATCAACGACCTTTGCCCCTATGAGGAGAAAACCGCATGACCAC
This is a stretch of genomic DNA from Paracoccus seriniphilus. It encodes these proteins:
- a CDS encoding OmpA family protein, producing the protein MNLKITTILGATALTALGACTDPAATGLGNMNKAQQGALAGAAIGAVLGGTRDSDKNGQGKDAVKGAILGAAAGAIAGNILDRQAAALEQAVQNPNVQIVNHGSYLQVVLPEGILFSTDSAAVSGIAQNDLYAVARNLNEYPNSRVEVVGHTDNTGSASYNMDLSQRRAQSVAGILTAGGVAGSRIVAVGRGEDQPVASNATEQGRAQNRRVEILIRPNS
- a CDS encoding F0F1 ATP synthase subunit B, which encodes MKRFATIAIASLMAGPAAAASGPFFSLRNTDFIVLVSFLVFVGVLVYFKVPGLIGSLLDKRAQGIRADLDEARRLREEAQEIYANYERRQRDVQAQADQIVANAKREAEAQAAKAQADLKTSIERRLQAAEDQIASAENDAVRAVRDSAVQTAVSAASELLAQQVKAGQRSAGIDDAIEDVARRLN
- the nth gene encoding endonuclease III, with amino-acid sequence MAQSRRIPPALPFSDQVAIFERLQAHDPSPKTELNYTNPYTLVVAVALSAQATDVGVNKATAELFKVADTPQKMLDLGLERLTDHIKTIGLFRQKARNVIALSKILVEEYDGQVPDSRAALVSLPGVGRKTANVVLNCAFGYTAQAVDTHIFRLGNRTRIAPGRDVEEVEHAIEDNVPVRFQQNAHHWLILHGRYICQARRPRCAVCIINDLCPYEEKTA